The following proteins are encoded in a genomic region of Comamonas resistens:
- a CDS encoding MurR/RpiR family transcriptional regulator codes for MLDRITASLPSLAPAEQRVARLVLADPRVFAHLPVRELAVRAHVSKPTVVRFCRSMGYDGLADFKLKLAGSVSEGVPFIHRSVDSDDKTSDVMVKVVDNAVAAFLQYRNAASTAAIEQAAQAIAATWQTGKRIEFYGAGNSGIVALDAQHKFFRLGVTSLATSDGHMQVMSATLLGPGDCVVIISNSGRTRDLMDAADIARKNGATTIAITASGSPLASACQIHLAADHPEGYDRYSPMVSRLLHLLIIDVLATCVALRIGPALQPALEQMKNNLRAKRYTG; via the coding sequence ATGCTTGATCGCATCACCGCCTCCCTTCCGTCCTTGGCGCCAGCAGAGCAGCGTGTGGCGCGTTTGGTGCTGGCGGATCCAAGGGTGTTTGCGCATCTGCCGGTACGTGAGCTGGCTGTGCGGGCGCATGTCAGCAAGCCGACCGTGGTGCGTTTTTGCCGCAGCATGGGGTATGACGGCCTGGCTGATTTCAAGCTCAAGCTGGCTGGCAGTGTCAGCGAAGGCGTGCCATTTATTCACCGCAGCGTGGACAGCGACGACAAGACCAGCGATGTCATGGTCAAGGTGGTGGATAACGCGGTGGCGGCCTTCTTGCAGTACCGCAATGCTGCCAGCACGGCTGCAATCGAGCAGGCCGCGCAGGCCATTGCCGCAACCTGGCAGACAGGCAAGCGCATCGAGTTCTATGGCGCGGGCAACTCGGGCATTGTGGCTCTGGATGCCCAGCACAAATTCTTTCGCCTGGGTGTGACCAGTCTGGCCACCAGCGATGGGCATATGCAGGTGATGAGTGCCACCCTGCTGGGGCCTGGTGACTGCGTGGTGATCATTTCCAACTCGGGTCGTACACGAGACCTGATGGATGCTGCAGATATCGCCCGCAAGAACGGAGCGACCACCATTGCCATCACGGCCAGCGGATCACCATTGGCATCGGCTTGCCAGATACATCTGGCGGCCGACCACCCCGAGGGCTATGACCGCTACAGCCCCATGGTGTCGCGCCTGCTGCATTTGCTCATCATCGACGTGCTGGCGACATGTGTGGCCCTGCGCATCGGTCCAGCACTGCAGCCTGCGCTGGAACAGATGAAAAACAACCTTAGAGCCAAGCGCTACACAGGCTAG
- a CDS encoding glutamate synthase subunit beta: MGKTTGFMEYERIEEGYAPVAERLKHYKEFVIGLTTDQAKVQAARCMDCGTPFCNNGCPVNNIIPDFNDLVYQGDWKNAITTLHSTNNFPEFTGRICPAPCEAACVANINGDAIGIKSIEHSIIDRAWSEGWVKPLPAKHKTGKKVAVVGAGPAGMAAAQQLVRAGHDVTLFEKNDRVGGLLRYGIPDFKLDKGLIDRRVEQMVAEGLKIRTGVLIAGKDGLGKDSKVTNWAKETISPEQLNAEFDAVLLTGGSEQSRDLPVPGRDLEGVHFAMEFLPQQNKVNAGDKLKGQIRADGKHVIVIGGGDTGSDCVGTSNRHGAKSVTQFEVMPMPPEQENKPLVWPYWPIKLRTSSSHEEGVVREFAISTKEFGGEKGKVKSLTTVQVEFRDGKLSEVPGTEKVWPADLVLLAMGFVNPVATVLEAFGVDKDARGNAKASTDFIGGYATSVPKVFAAGDIRRGQSLVVWAIREGRQAARAVDEFLMGASELPR, translated from the coding sequence ATGGGAAAGACCACCGGCTTCATGGAATACGAGCGCATCGAAGAGGGCTATGCCCCCGTTGCGGAACGTCTCAAGCACTACAAGGAATTCGTCATCGGCCTGACGACCGATCAGGCCAAGGTGCAGGCTGCACGCTGCATGGACTGCGGCACGCCGTTCTGCAACAACGGCTGCCCGGTCAACAACATCATTCCGGACTTCAACGACCTCGTGTACCAGGGTGACTGGAAGAACGCCATCACCACGCTGCACAGCACCAACAACTTCCCCGAGTTCACGGGCCGCATCTGCCCCGCACCCTGCGAAGCGGCCTGTGTGGCCAACATCAATGGCGACGCCATCGGCATCAAGTCCATCGAGCACTCCATCATCGACCGTGCCTGGAGCGAAGGCTGGGTCAAGCCCCTGCCTGCCAAGCACAAGACCGGCAAGAAGGTGGCCGTGGTCGGTGCCGGCCCTGCAGGCATGGCAGCGGCCCAGCAGCTGGTGCGCGCCGGCCACGACGTGACCCTGTTCGAGAAGAACGACCGCGTGGGCGGCCTGCTGCGCTACGGCATTCCCGACTTCAAGCTGGACAAGGGCCTGATCGACCGCCGTGTCGAGCAGATGGTGGCCGAAGGCCTGAAGATCCGCACCGGCGTGCTGATTGCCGGCAAGGACGGTCTGGGCAAGGATTCCAAGGTCACCAACTGGGCCAAGGAAACCATCAGCCCCGAGCAGCTCAATGCCGAGTTCGACGCCGTGCTGCTGACCGGCGGCTCCGAGCAGTCGCGTGATCTGCCCGTGCCCGGCCGCGATCTGGAAGGCGTGCACTTCGCGATGGAGTTCCTGCCCCAGCAGAACAAGGTCAACGCGGGCGACAAGCTCAAGGGCCAGATCCGTGCCGACGGCAAGCATGTCATCGTCATCGGCGGTGGCGACACCGGCTCCGACTGCGTGGGCACCTCCAACCGCCATGGCGCCAAGAGCGTGACCCAGTTCGAGGTCATGCCCATGCCGCCCGAGCAGGAGAACAAGCCTCTGGTCTGGCCTTACTGGCCGATCAAGCTGCGCACCTCGTCCAGTCACGAAGAAGGCGTGGTGCGCGAGTTCGCGATCTCGACCAAGGAGTTCGGCGGCGAAAAGGGCAAGGTCAAGAGCCTGACCACCGTGCAGGTCGAGTTCAGGGACGGCAAGCTGAGCGAAGTGCCCGGCACGGAAAAGGTCTGGCCCGCCGATCTGGTGCTGCTGGCCATGGGCTTTGTGAATCCGGTGGCCACTGTGCTCGAAGCCTTTGGCGTCGACAAGGATGCACGCGGCAACGCCAAGGCCAGCACCGACTTCATCGGCGGCTATGCCACCAGCGTGCCCAAGGTGTTCGCCGCCGGCGACATCCGCCGCGGCCAGTCGTTGGTCGTGTGGGCTATTCGCGAAGGCCGCCAGGCAGCGCGTGCCGTGGACGAGTTCCTGATGGGCGCCAGCGAACTGCCGCGTTGA
- a CDS encoding glutamate synthase-related protein codes for MTTAAEIKYLQDHGLYSKSNEHDACGLGFVAHIKGQKRHDIVLGALKILENIDHRGAVGADPLMGDGAGILIQIPDQLYREEMARAGTAPDGSVGVALPPAGEYGVGMIFLPKEHASRLACQQEMERAIKAEGQVLLGWRDVPVNRDMPMSPTVQEKEPILRQVFIGRGADVIVQDALERKLYVIRKTASAAIQNLGLKHSKEYYVPSMSSRTVVYKGLLLADQVGVYYRDLADERCVSAIGLVHQRFSTNTFPEWPLAHPYRYVAHNGEINTVRGNYNWMLAREGVMASPVLGEDLQKLYPISFAGQSDTATFDNCLELLTMAGYPISQAVMMMIPEPWEQHEAMDERRRAFYEYHAAMIEPWDGPASIVFTDGRQIGATLDRNGLRPSRYCITDDDMVILASEAGVLPVPDSKIVRKWRLQPGKMLLIDLEQGRMIEDEELKANVVNTKPYKQWIENLRIKLDEVEIPADFKAPAAKTELSLLDRQQAFGFTQEDIKFLLTPMAEKGEEGIGSMGNDSPLAVLSDKNKPLYNYFRQMFAQVTNPPIDPIREAIVMSLVSFVGPKPNLLDINQVNPPMRLELQQPVLDFEGMARLRDIEKHTNGKFKSSTIDITYPLSWGKQGVEAKLASLCAHAVDEIKGGANILIISDRNMSATQVAIPALLALSAIHQHLVREGLRTTAGLVVETGTAREVHHFAVLAGYGAEAVHPYLAMETLVDIFSREAAPITADKAIYHYVKAIGKGLSKIMSKMGVSTYMSYCGAQLFEAVGLNSETVDKYFTGTASRVEGIGVFEIAEETIRNHVAAFSDDPVLETMLDAGGEYAWRARGEEHMWTPDVIAKLQHSTRANNFSTYKEYAQLINDQTKRHMTLRGLFEFKFDPAKAIPVDQVESAKEIVKRFATGAMSLGSISTEAHATLAVAMNRIGGKSNTGEGGEDPKRYRNELKGIPISKGETLASIIGKDKVESDIELQAGDSLRSKIKQVASGRFGVTAEYLASSDQIQIKMAQGAKPGEGGQLPGGKVSDYIGALRHSVPGVGLISPPPHHDIYSIEDLAQLIHDLKNVAPHASISTKLVSEVGVGTIAAGVTKCKSDHLVIAGHDGGTGASPWSSIKHAGGPWEIGLAETQQTLVLNRLRGRVRVQADGQMKTGRDVVIGALLGADEFGFATAPLVVEGCIMMRKCHLNTCPVGVATQDPVLRAKFTGKPEHVVNYFFFIAEEVRQIMAQLGIAKFDDLIGRSDLLDTRKGIAHWKAQGLDFSRLFAQPEVPADVARYHVESQDHLLDKALDVKLIERCKPAIENGEKVRIMEVARNVNRSVGAMLSGAVTKHHAEGLPDDTIRIHFEGTGGQSFGAFLCNGITLNLSGEANDYTGKGLSGGRVVVHPSHEFRGSTTTNTIVGNTVMFGATSGEAFFSGVAGERFAVRLSGATAVVEGVGDHGCEYMTGGTVVVLGKTGRNFAAGMSGGVAYVYDEDGKFAERCNTASVKLEKVLPHDEFVSRVDPGIWHRGQSDDQQLRNMVEAHSRWTGSKRARDLLDNWAAARAKFVKVFPTEYQRALGEIFERKQKEKQAAKAPAAPQKEAVAAK; via the coding sequence ATGACGACTGCTGCCGAGATCAAGTATCTCCAGGACCACGGTCTGTACTCCAAGAGCAACGAACACGATGCCTGCGGTCTGGGCTTTGTGGCCCATATCAAGGGCCAGAAGCGCCATGACATCGTGCTGGGGGCACTGAAGATCCTCGAAAACATCGACCATCGCGGTGCGGTGGGCGCCGACCCCCTGATGGGCGACGGTGCTGGTATCCTGATCCAGATCCCCGATCAGCTCTACCGCGAAGAAATGGCCCGGGCCGGTACGGCCCCTGACGGTTCCGTGGGCGTGGCACTGCCCCCCGCCGGCGAATATGGCGTGGGCATGATCTTCCTGCCCAAGGAACATGCTTCGCGCCTGGCTTGCCAGCAGGAGATGGAGCGCGCCATCAAGGCCGAAGGCCAGGTGCTGCTGGGCTGGCGCGATGTGCCGGTGAACCGCGACATGCCCATGTCGCCTACCGTGCAGGAAAAGGAGCCCATCCTGCGCCAGGTCTTCATCGGCCGTGGCGCCGATGTCATCGTGCAGGACGCGCTGGAGCGCAAGCTGTACGTGATCCGCAAGACGGCCTCGGCTGCCATCCAGAACCTGGGCCTCAAGCACAGCAAGGAATACTACGTTCCGAGCATGAGCAGCCGCACCGTGGTCTACAAGGGCCTGCTGCTGGCCGATCAGGTGGGTGTTTACTATCGCGATCTGGCAGACGAGCGTTGCGTCTCGGCCATCGGTCTGGTGCACCAGCGTTTCTCCACCAACACCTTCCCCGAGTGGCCCCTGGCCCACCCCTACCGCTATGTGGCCCACAACGGTGAAATCAACACCGTGCGCGGCAACTACAACTGGATGCTGGCGCGCGAAGGCGTGATGGCCTCTCCCGTGCTGGGCGAAGACCTGCAAAAGCTCTATCCCATCAGCTTTGCCGGTCAGTCCGACACGGCCACCTTCGACAACTGCCTGGAACTGCTGACCATGGCCGGCTACCCCATCAGCCAGGCCGTGATGATGATGATTCCCGAGCCCTGGGAGCAGCACGAGGCCATGGACGAGCGCCGCCGCGCCTTCTATGAATACCACGCCGCGATGATCGAGCCCTGGGACGGCCCCGCCTCCATCGTGTTCACCGATGGCCGCCAGATCGGCGCCACGCTGGACCGCAACGGCCTGCGTCCCTCGCGCTACTGCATCACCGACGACGATATGGTGATCCTGGCTTCCGAAGCCGGCGTGCTGCCCGTGCCCGATAGCAAGATCGTGCGCAAGTGGCGCCTGCAGCCCGGCAAGATGCTGCTGATCGACCTGGAGCAGGGTCGCATGATCGAAGACGAAGAGCTCAAGGCCAACGTCGTCAACACCAAGCCCTATAAGCAGTGGATCGAGAACCTGCGCATCAAGCTCGACGAGGTGGAAATCCCCGCCGATTTCAAGGCCCCTGCAGCCAAGACCGAGCTGTCTCTGCTGGACCGCCAGCAAGCCTTTGGCTTCACGCAGGAAGACATCAAGTTTCTGCTGACACCCATGGCCGAAAAGGGCGAGGAAGGCATTGGCTCCATGGGCAACGACAGCCCGCTGGCTGTACTGTCCGACAAGAACAAGCCGCTCTACAACTATTTCCGCCAGATGTTCGCCCAGGTGACGAACCCGCCCATCGACCCGATCCGCGAAGCGATCGTGATGTCGCTGGTGTCGTTCGTGGGGCCCAAGCCCAACCTGCTGGACATCAACCAAGTCAACCCGCCCATGCGCCTGGAGCTGCAGCAGCCCGTGCTCGACTTCGAAGGCATGGCGCGGCTGCGCGATATCGAGAAGCACACCAACGGCAAGTTCAAGAGCTCGACGATCGACATCACCTACCCGCTGTCCTGGGGCAAGCAGGGTGTGGAAGCCAAGCTGGCCTCGCTGTGCGCCCACGCCGTGGACGAGATCAAGGGCGGTGCCAACATCCTGATCATCAGCGACCGCAACATGAGCGCCACGCAAGTGGCCATCCCTGCGCTGCTGGCCCTGTCTGCCATCCACCAGCATCTGGTGCGTGAAGGTCTGCGCACCACCGCCGGTCTGGTGGTGGAGACCGGCACGGCCCGCGAAGTGCACCACTTCGCCGTGCTGGCCGGCTACGGCGCGGAAGCCGTGCACCCCTACCTGGCGATGGAGACCCTGGTCGACATCTTCAGCCGCGAAGCTGCGCCCATCACTGCCGACAAGGCCATCTATCACTACGTGAAGGCCATCGGCAAGGGTCTGTCCAAGATCATGTCCAAGATGGGCGTGTCCACCTACATGTCCTACTGCGGTGCGCAGCTGTTCGAAGCCGTGGGCCTGAACAGCGAGACCGTGGACAAGTACTTCACGGGCACGGCCAGCCGCGTGGAAGGTATCGGCGTCTTCGAGATCGCCGAGGAAACCATCCGCAACCACGTGGCAGCCTTCAGCGACGACCCCGTGCTGGAAACCATGCTGGATGCCGGCGGCGAGTACGCCTGGCGTGCCCGTGGCGAAGAGCATATGTGGACACCTGACGTGATCGCCAAGCTGCAGCACTCCACGCGTGCCAACAACTTCAGCACCTACAAGGAATACGCCCAACTGATCAACGACCAGACCAAGCGCCACATGACGCTGCGCGGCCTGTTCGAGTTCAAGTTCGATCCCGCCAAAGCCATTCCCGTGGACCAGGTCGAGTCTGCCAAGGAGATCGTGAAGCGCTTTGCCACGGGTGCCATGTCGCTGGGCTCCATCTCCACCGAAGCCCATGCCACCCTGGCCGTGGCCATGAACCGCATCGGCGGCAAGAGCAACACCGGCGAAGGCGGCGAGGATCCCAAGCGCTATCGCAACGAGCTCAAGGGCATTCCCATCAGCAAGGGTGAAACCCTGGCCTCCATCATCGGCAAGGACAAGGTCGAGTCGGACATTGAACTGCAGGCCGGCGACTCGCTGCGCTCCAAGATCAAGCAGGTCGCGTCCGGTCGTTTCGGCGTGACTGCCGAATACCTGGCATCCTCGGACCAGATCCAGATCAAGATGGCCCAGGGCGCCAAGCCCGGCGAAGGCGGCCAGCTGCCCGGCGGCAAGGTCTCCGACTACATCGGTGCACTGCGTCACTCGGTGCCCGGTGTGGGCCTGATCTCGCCTCCTCCTCACCACGACATCTACTCGATCGAAGACCTGGCACAGCTGATCCACGATCTCAAGAACGTGGCTCCGCACGCCAGCATCAGCACCAAGCTGGTGTCCGAAGTCGGTGTGGGCACGATCGCCGCAGGCGTGACCAAGTGCAAGAGCGATCACCTGGTGATCGCAGGGCACGACGGCGGCACCGGTGCCTCGCCCTGGTCCTCCATCAAGCATGCGGGCGGCCCCTGGGAAATTGGCCTGGCCGAGACCCAGCAGACCCTGGTGTTGAACCGTCTGCGCGGCCGTGTGCGTGTGCAGGCCGACGGCCAGATGAAGACCGGCCGCGACGTGGTCATCGGTGCTCTGCTGGGGGCCGACGAGTTCGGCTTCGCCACGGCTCCGCTGGTGGTGGAAGGCTGCATCATGATGCGCAAGTGCCACCTCAACACCTGCCCCGTGGGCGTGGCCACGCAAGACCCCGTGCTGCGTGCCAAGTTCACCGGCAAGCCCGAGCATGTGGTGAACTATTTCTTCTTCATCGCCGAAGAAGTGCGCCAGATCATGGCCCAGCTGGGTATCGCCAAGTTCGACGACCTGATCGGCCGCAGCGACCTGCTCGACACCCGCAAGGGCATCGCGCACTGGAAGGCTCAGGGCCTGGACTTCAGCCGTCTGTTCGCCCAGCCCGAAGTGCCTGCCGACGTGGCCCGCTACCACGTGGAAAGCCAGGATCACCTGCTGGACAAGGCGCTGGACGTCAAGCTCATCGAGCGCTGCAAGCCCGCCATCGAAAACGGCGAGAAGGTGCGCATCATGGAAGTGGCGCGCAACGTGAACCGCTCCGTCGGTGCCATGCTCTCGGGCGCAGTGACCAAGCATCACGCCGAAGGCCTGCCAGACGACACCATCCGTATCCACTTCGAAGGTACGGGCGGCCAGTCCTTCGGTGCCTTCCTGTGCAACGGCATCACGCTGAACCTCAGCGGCGAAGCCAACGACTACACCGGCAAGGGCCTGTCCGGCGGCCGTGTGGTGGTGCATCCCAGCCATGAGTTCCGTGGCTCGACCACGACCAACACCATCGTGGGCAACACCGTGATGTTCGGTGCCACCAGCGGTGAGGCCTTCTTCAGCGGCGTGGCCGGCGAGCGCTTTGCCGTGCGCCTGTCGGGTGCCACGGCGGTGGTCGAAGGCGTGGGTGACCACGGCTGCGAATACATGACCGGCGGTACCGTAGTCGTGCTGGGCAAGACCGGTCGCAACTTCGCGGCCGGCATGAGCGGCGGCGTGGCCTATGTCTACGACGAGGACGGCAAGTTTGCCGAGCGTTGCAACACCGCTTCGGTGAAGCTGGAGAAGGTGCTGCCGCACGACGAGTTTGTCTCGCGTGTCGATCCCGGCATCTGGCACCGCGGCCAGAGCGACGATCAGCAACTGCGCAATATGGTGGAGGCTCACAGCCGCTGGACGGGTTCCAAGCGTGCCCGTGATCTGCTGGACAACTGGGCCGCAGCGCGTGCCAAGTTTGTCAAGGTGTTCCCGACCGAGTACCAGCGTGCACTCGGCGAGATCTTTGAACGCAAACAGAAGGAAAAGCAAGCTGCGAAAGCGCCAGCAGCTCCTCAAAAAGAAGCAGTAGCCGCCAAGTAA
- a CDS encoding transposase: MARLPRLTLANLPHHIIQRGNNGGEIFVDAQDRLVMLDLLREMARRFEVDVHAYVLMPNHFHLLLTPRTVQGVPHFMQAVGRSYVRYFNNRHGRTGTLWEGRYRCTVLQAEQWLMATMVSMDLNPVRDGLVQRAVDWPWSSYAHNAGLQSDALISPHALFWALGNTPFARDAAYVRAVEAGLDPDTQEQISHAALRGWALGEPDFIENLQQKTERRVKRQKAGRPAARTASVHKD, encoded by the coding sequence ATGGCCCGTCTTCCCCGTCTTACGCTGGCAAATCTGCCGCATCACATCATCCAGCGCGGAAACAATGGCGGCGAGATCTTTGTGGACGCGCAGGACCGCCTGGTCATGCTGGATTTGCTGCGCGAGATGGCGCGGCGCTTCGAGGTCGATGTGCATGCCTATGTGCTCATGCCCAACCACTTTCATCTGCTGCTGACGCCCAGAACCGTGCAGGGCGTGCCCCATTTCATGCAGGCCGTGGGGCGTAGCTATGTGCGCTACTTCAACAACCGGCACGGACGTACCGGCACCCTCTGGGAGGGGCGCTACCGCTGCACCGTGCTGCAGGCCGAGCAGTGGCTGATGGCCACCATGGTCTCCATGGATCTCAATCCCGTGCGCGACGGGCTGGTGCAGCGCGCGGTGGACTGGCCCTGGTCCAGCTATGCGCACAACGCAGGCCTGCAAAGCGATGCGCTCATCAGCCCGCACGCACTTTTCTGGGCTCTGGGCAACACGCCGTTTGCCAGAGATGCTGCTTATGTCAGGGCCGTGGAGGCAGGTCTCGACCCGGACACCCAGGAGCAGATCAGCCATGCCGCACTGCGTGGCTGGGCGCTGGGCGAGCCCGATTTCATTGAAAATTTGCAACAGAAAACCGAGCGGCGCGTGAAGCGGCAGAAGGCCGGCAGGCCTGCAGCACGCACAGCTTCGGTGCACAAGGACTAG
- the pcaF gene encoding 3-oxoadipyl-CoA thiolase, translating into MASSTQAFICDAIRTPIGRYGGALSGVRTDDLAALPIKALMERNPTVDWKAVSDVIYGCANQAGEDNRNVAHMASLLAGLPVEVAGATINRLCGSGLDAVGIAARAIKSGEARLVIAGGVESMSRAPFVMPKADSAFSRSNAIHDTTIGWRFINKQMKALHGVDSMPETAENVASDFKIERDAQDRMAHASQQKAAAAIAAGYLAKEIVPVAIPQRKGEPTLVSQDEHPRATTLEALGKLKGVVHPEGTVTAGNASGVNDGACALLLANDEAVKQYGLRPKARVVGMAVAGVPPRIMGIGPAPATRKVLELTGLTLEQMDIIELNEAFAAQGLAVLRELGLKDDDSRVNQWGGAIALGHPLGASGARLVTTAVNQLHTLGGRYALCTMCIGVGQGIAMVIEKV; encoded by the coding sequence ATGGCAAGCAGCACACAGGCTTTTATCTGCGACGCAATCCGCACGCCCATTGGCCGCTATGGCGGCGCGCTCTCAGGCGTGCGCACCGATGATCTGGCCGCCCTCCCCATCAAGGCACTGATGGAGCGCAATCCCACCGTGGACTGGAAAGCCGTGAGCGATGTGATCTATGGCTGCGCCAACCAGGCCGGTGAGGACAATCGCAATGTGGCACATATGGCATCCCTTTTGGCAGGCTTGCCCGTGGAAGTGGCCGGAGCCACTATCAACCGCCTATGCGGCTCCGGCCTGGATGCTGTGGGTATTGCGGCTCGCGCCATCAAATCGGGAGAAGCCCGGCTGGTGATTGCCGGTGGCGTGGAAAGCATGAGCCGGGCACCCTTTGTCATGCCCAAGGCCGACTCAGCCTTCAGCCGCAGCAATGCCATCCATGACACCACGATTGGCTGGCGCTTCATCAACAAACAGATGAAGGCCCTCCACGGTGTGGATTCCATGCCCGAGACAGCAGAAAACGTAGCCAGCGATTTCAAGATCGAACGCGATGCGCAAGACCGCATGGCACATGCCAGCCAACAAAAGGCTGCCGCTGCAATCGCGGCAGGATATCTGGCCAAGGAAATCGTGCCGGTCGCCATTCCTCAACGCAAGGGAGAGCCCACACTGGTCAGCCAGGATGAGCACCCTCGCGCTACCACGCTGGAAGCGCTTGGCAAGCTCAAAGGCGTGGTTCACCCCGAAGGCACGGTAACCGCAGGCAATGCATCCGGCGTCAATGACGGAGCCTGCGCATTGCTGCTGGCCAATGATGAAGCGGTCAAACAATACGGACTTCGCCCTAAGGCACGCGTCGTCGGTATGGCAGTCGCTGGCGTGCCGCCTCGCATCATGGGCATAGGCCCTGCACCCGCCACACGTAAGGTATTGGAGCTGACGGGCCTGACGCTTGAACAGATGGACATCATCGAGCTCAACGAGGCTTTTGCAGCTCAAGGTTTGGCCGTGCTGCGCGAACTCGGTCTGAAAGACGATGACTCCCGCGTCAACCAGTGGGGAGGAGCCATCGCGCTGGGCCACCCTCTTGGGGCATCAGGCGCACGCCTGGTCACCACCGCTGTCAACCAGTTGCACACCCTGGGTGGACGCTACGCCTTGTGCACCATGTGCATTGGCGTCGGCCAGGGCATTGCCATGGTGATCGAGAAAGTCTGA
- a CDS encoding DUF3293 domain-containing protein: MNQQKTGLPVSLQRAYCRAIYRVHGESGPASDWWLQVGTHQPRLLAGYAQHRVCCATYLTACNPHGQLLNANDNALRMRQLCEALAAEGWVFGTGFGEDPQGRWPGEASVLIWGMDALTARIWGEQWQQNAVLWCSADAVPQLLWLRQIFFDSSLRAPALKAAVESASNPDSSSASCYQLS, encoded by the coding sequence ATGAATCAGCAAAAAACAGGGCTGCCTGTGTCATTGCAGCGAGCCTATTGCCGCGCCATATACCGCGTACATGGTGAATCCGGCCCCGCAAGCGATTGGTGGCTGCAGGTCGGCACGCATCAGCCCCGGCTGCTGGCTGGCTACGCGCAGCACCGAGTCTGCTGCGCTACCTATCTGACGGCCTGCAATCCACACGGACAACTGCTCAACGCCAATGACAATGCCCTACGCATGCGCCAATTGTGCGAAGCCTTGGCGGCTGAAGGCTGGGTCTTCGGCACCGGCTTCGGCGAGGACCCGCAGGGCCGATGGCCCGGCGAAGCCAGCGTGCTGATCTGGGGCATGGACGCGCTCACGGCCCGGATCTGGGGCGAGCAATGGCAGCAGAACGCCGTGCTCTGGTGCAGCGCCGATGCCGTACCCCAGTTGCTCTGGCTGAGACAGATCTTTTTTGATAGCAGCTTGCGCGCACCTGCACTGAAAGCAGCAGTTGAATCTGCTTCAAACCCTGATTCATCAAGCGCAAGCTGCTATCAGCTCAGCTAG